A single genomic interval of Cellvibrio sp. PSBB023 harbors:
- the rpmI gene encoding 50S ribosomal protein L35: protein MATKAKVHSGASKRFKKTGAGFKFKHANKSHILTKMTTKRKRQLRGTSIVDAADVPRVKRLFRAI, encoded by the coding sequence ATGGCAACCAAAGCTAAAGTACACAGTGGCGCGTCAAAGCGCTTCAAAAAGACTGGCGCGGGCTTCAAGTTCAAGCACGCTAACAAGAGCCACATCCTGACCAAAATGACGACCAAGCGTAAGCGCCAACTGCGCGGCACCAGCATCGTTGATGCAGCCGATGTACCACGCGTAAAACGTTTGTTCCGTGCTATCTAA
- the thrS gene encoding threonine--tRNA ligase: MPVITLPDGSKRPFENPVSVYEVAASIGAGLAKATLGGRVNGQRVDAHDLITEDADLVIFTPKDEDGLEIIRHSCAHLLGHAIKQLFPDVKMAIGPTIDNGFYYDIDLEQKLTDEDIARLEARMLELAKTEYDVVKKNVSWQEAYDVFTARGETYKLEILDRDVPKDATPGLYHHEEYVDMCRGPHVPNMRFCLNFKLMRTSGAYWRGDSNNKMLQRIYGTAFADAKQLKAYLNLLEEAAKRDHRKLAKKFDLFHLQDEAPGMVFWHPKGWTLWQQIEQYMRTKQNDWGYQEVKTPMIMDRTLWEKSGHWENYRDNMFTTESEKRDFAVKPMNCPGHIQIFNHGLRSHKDLPLRLAEFGSCHRNEASGALHGIMRVRGFVQDDAHIFCTEEQVVAEVAAFNQMLKSIYDDFGFTDIAVKLSLRPEKYAGTLETWNKAEEGLRIALRAAGLEWEELPGEGAFYGPKIEYQIKDALGRSWQCGTIQLDYVLPERLDAEYVAEDNQRKRPVMLHRAILGSFERFLGILIEHYEGSFPTWLAPAQVAVMNITDNQADYVKMIEKALREKGFRVIPDLRNEKIGFKIREHTIQRVPYLLVIGDKEVENQSLAVRTRDGQDLGVMNLEAFIAHLTADIARRGRNISA, from the coding sequence ATGCCTGTAATTACTCTCCCCGACGGTTCCAAACGTCCTTTCGAAAATCCCGTCTCTGTTTATGAAGTGGCTGCTTCTATTGGTGCTGGCCTTGCCAAGGCGACACTGGGCGGTCGTGTGAACGGTCAGCGCGTCGATGCCCATGACCTGATCACAGAAGATGCAGATCTGGTGATCTTCACTCCGAAAGACGAAGACGGTCTGGAAATTATTCGTCACTCCTGTGCGCACTTGCTCGGTCATGCGATTAAACAGCTCTTTCCCGATGTGAAAATGGCCATTGGCCCCACCATCGACAATGGCTTTTATTACGACATCGACCTTGAGCAAAAGCTGACCGACGAGGATATCGCTCGCTTGGAAGCACGCATGCTGGAACTGGCCAAAACCGAATATGACGTAGTGAAAAAGAACGTCAGCTGGCAAGAAGCCTATGACGTATTCACCGCGCGCGGCGAGACTTACAAGTTGGAGATCCTGGATCGCGACGTGCCTAAAGATGCAACGCCGGGTCTATATCACCACGAAGAATACGTGGACATGTGTCGTGGCCCTCACGTGCCCAACATGCGCTTCTGTCTGAACTTTAAATTGATGCGCACTTCCGGCGCCTACTGGCGCGGTGACTCCAACAATAAAATGTTGCAGCGCATCTACGGCACTGCCTTTGCCGATGCCAAGCAGTTAAAAGCCTATTTGAATTTGCTCGAAGAGGCGGCTAAACGAGATCACCGCAAACTGGCGAAGAAATTTGATTTATTCCACCTGCAAGATGAAGCGCCGGGCATGGTGTTCTGGCACCCCAAGGGTTGGACGCTGTGGCAGCAAATCGAACAATACATGCGAACCAAACAAAATGATTGGGGCTATCAGGAAGTAAAAACCCCCATGATTATGGATCGCACCCTGTGGGAGAAATCCGGTCACTGGGAAAACTATCGCGACAATATGTTTACCACTGAATCGGAAAAGCGCGATTTCGCCGTGAAACCGATGAACTGCCCAGGCCATATCCAGATTTTCAATCACGGTTTGCGCTCGCACAAAGACTTGCCGCTGCGTCTGGCGGAATTCGGCTCTTGTCACCGCAATGAAGCGTCCGGTGCACTGCACGGCATTATGCGTGTGCGCGGGTTTGTGCAAGACGATGCACATATTTTCTGTACCGAAGAGCAAGTCGTCGCTGAGGTTGCTGCTTTCAACCAAATGCTCAAGTCGATTTATGACGATTTTGGTTTTACTGATATCGCCGTAAAACTCTCTCTCCGCCCTGAGAAATATGCTGGTACCTTGGAAACCTGGAATAAGGCGGAAGAGGGGCTACGTATTGCCCTGCGGGCTGCAGGTCTGGAGTGGGAAGAGCTTCCAGGCGAAGGTGCGTTCTACGGTCCGAAAATCGAATACCAAATTAAAGATGCACTTGGCCGTTCATGGCAGTGCGGCACCATCCAGCTCGATTATGTGTTGCCCGAGCGTCTGGATGCCGAATATGTCGCCGAAGATAACCAGCGTAAGCGTCCGGTGATGCTGCATCGTGCTATTCTCGGTTCCTTCGAGCGCTTCCTCGGTATTTTGATCGAGCACTATGAAGGTTCTTTCCCAACCTGGCTTGCCCCGGCGCAAGTGGCGGTGATGAATATTACGGATAATCAGGCCGATTACGTCAAAATGATCGAAAAAGCCTTGCGTGAAAAGGGCTTCCGCGTCATTCCGGACTTGAGAAATGAGAAGATCGGCTTTAAAATCCGCGAGCACACAATTCAGCGGGTACCCTACCTGCTCGTCATTGGCGATAAAGAGGTTGAAAATCAATCACTTGCGGTTCGCACAAGGGACGGACAAGATTTGGGTGTAATGAATCTGGAAGCTTTCATCGCGCACTTGACCGCCGATATAGCGCGTCGAGGCAGAAATATTTCTGCCTAA
- a CDS encoding efflux transporter outer membrane subunit gives MQLLSKNMQQFSKKMTLISVVVILAACSSTPPASPDIHYAERYSVSTHGTATQIDADWWQAFSSPRLNELMQLAQQQSLDLLISAERVRQAELQMRIANASLFPSLTASASSGESRTRVDGQGSERGESSRASVGISYELDLWGGVAASRASAKAGYEATRYDQDAAMLSINAAIASGWFQWLALQERITTAHKNIAIAERVQAIVDARFRNGAATAADVAQQKTNLLTQRAALLPLELQARQTQSALAILLGKTPQEFVLAADNLLAITVPQIAPGTPADLVARRPDLAAREADLIAANANIQAARAALLPSIGLSANAGKTASELFALNPATQTSGWTISLAQTLFNGGRLVNQKRLSEARRAELILQYHKAILTALQEVDNALASADVSTRQEISQQEIVINAERSLRLTEARYRAGTDDLLSLLDAQRSLFQAQDALVQQRLSRLNAAVDLYKSLGGGWSLAKN, from the coding sequence ATGCAACTGCTTAGCAAAAATATGCAACAGTTTAGTAAAAAAATGACATTAATATCTGTGGTCGTCATCTTGGCTGCTTGCAGTAGTACGCCGCCAGCTTCGCCGGATATTCACTATGCAGAGCGTTATTCTGTCTCTACCCATGGAACGGCGACACAGATTGATGCTGATTGGTGGCAGGCATTTTCATCCCCAAGGCTCAATGAATTAATGCAGCTCGCGCAGCAACAAAGTCTGGATTTATTAATATCGGCAGAGCGTGTGCGTCAGGCTGAATTGCAAATGCGCATTGCCAATGCGAGTTTGTTTCCATCCCTGACGGCAAGTGCATCTTCTGGTGAATCCCGCACCAGGGTTGACGGGCAGGGCAGTGAGCGCGGTGAGTCATCGCGCGCCAGTGTTGGCATTAGTTATGAGTTGGATTTGTGGGGTGGAGTGGCCGCAAGTCGCGCGTCTGCCAAGGCTGGTTATGAAGCGACACGCTACGATCAGGATGCGGCTATGCTCAGCATTAATGCCGCTATCGCCAGTGGTTGGTTTCAGTGGTTGGCACTGCAAGAGCGCATTACCACGGCACACAAAAATATAGCCATTGCCGAGCGTGTCCAGGCTATTGTTGATGCGCGTTTTCGCAATGGCGCCGCTACTGCGGCTGATGTTGCCCAGCAAAAAACCAATTTATTAACCCAGCGTGCCGCGCTGTTACCGCTTGAATTGCAAGCTCGCCAAACACAGTCGGCACTCGCTATTCTGTTAGGGAAAACGCCGCAAGAATTTGTATTGGCTGCCGATAACTTGCTCGCCATCACTGTGCCGCAAATTGCCCCCGGAACACCGGCTGACCTGGTTGCCCGTCGCCCGGATTTGGCCGCACGTGAAGCCGATTTGATCGCGGCGAATGCGAATATTCAAGCCGCCCGCGCTGCGTTATTACCCTCTATCGGTTTGAGCGCGAATGCAGGAAAAACGGCAAGCGAGTTGTTCGCATTGAATCCGGCAACACAAACTTCGGGCTGGACTATATCGCTGGCGCAAACCCTGTTTAATGGCGGGCGTTTGGTCAATCAAAAACGCTTGAGCGAAGCGCGTCGCGCGGAATTAATTTTGCAATACCACAAAGCGATTTTAACGGCATTGCAAGAGGTAGATAACGCTTTGGCGTCGGCAGATGTGAGTACCCGGCAGGAAATTAGCCAGCAAGAAATTGTGATTAATGCGGAGCGTAGTTTGCGTTTAACAGAGGCGCGTTATCGCGCGGGTACGGATGATTTGCTGTCGTTGCTAGATGCCCAGCGCAGTTTGTTTCAAGCACAGGATGCGCTGGTACAGCAGCGGCTGTCGCGCTTGAATGCGGCTGTGGATCTCTATAAATCCCTCGGCGGTGGCTGGTCGTTGGCAAAAAACTAA
- the rplT gene encoding 50S ribosomal protein L20, producing MARVKRGVEARRRHKKVLKAAKGYYGARSRTFRVAKQAVIKAGQYAYRDRRVKKRNFRALWITRINAQSRAEGLTYSQLIAGLKKASIVLDRRVLADLAVYDKAAFAAVVAKAKSALAA from the coding sequence ATGGCCCGTGTTAAGCGTGGTGTAGAGGCGCGTCGTCGTCACAAGAAAGTATTAAAAGCTGCTAAAGGTTACTACGGTGCACGTTCGCGTACTTTCCGTGTTGCCAAGCAGGCAGTTATCAAAGCCGGTCAATATGCTTACCGCGATCGTCGCGTTAAAAAGCGTAATTTCCGCGCTCTGTGGATCACTCGTATCAACGCCCAATCTCGCGCTGAAGGCTTGACCTACAGCCAATTGATTGCTGGCTTGAAAAAGGCGAGCATCGTTCTCGACCGTCGTGTACTGGCTGACTTGGCTGTATACGACAAAGCGGCATTTGCTGCTGTTGTTGCGAAGGCTAAATCAGCTCTGGCTGCTTAA
- the infC gene encoding translation initiation factor IF-3: MKRDNAPAAKGNSKKARINDQIEAKQVRLINAEGEQVGIVSLSDALAQAQAATLDLVEIVADSDPIVCKIMDYGKHLFEIKKTKAAAKKKQKQQLVKEMKFRPGTEEADYQVKLKALMRFLEHGDKAKVTLKFRGRELAHQELGMEMMQRIETDLAEMGTVEQAAKMEGKQLTMVIAPKKRK; the protein is encoded by the coding sequence ATCAAACGAGATAACGCTCCCGCGGCCAAAGGCAATTCTAAGAAAGCGCGGATCAACGATCAGATCGAAGCCAAACAAGTTCGCTTGATCAATGCAGAAGGTGAACAGGTCGGTATTGTTAGCCTGAGTGATGCACTTGCTCAAGCGCAGGCGGCAACGCTTGACTTGGTGGAGATCGTTGCTGATAGCGATCCAATAGTCTGCAAGATTATGGATTACGGCAAGCATCTGTTTGAAATCAAGAAAACCAAAGCCGCTGCTAAAAAGAAGCAAAAGCAGCAGCTGGTGAAGGAAATGAAATTTCGCCCAGGGACGGAGGAAGCGGATTATCAAGTCAAATTAAAGGCTTTGATGCGCTTCCTTGAGCATGGGGACAAGGCCAAGGTAACGTTGAAGTTCCGTGGTCGCGAACTCGCCCACCAAGAGCTGGGGATGGAAATGATGCAGCGCATCGAGACCGATCTGGCTGAAATGGGCACCGTAGAGCAGGCTGCCAAAATGGAAGGTAAGCAGCTCACCATGGTGATCGCCCCCAAAAAGAGAAAATAG
- the pheS gene encoding phenylalanine--tRNA ligase subunit alpha, producing MENLAALTQEALKAVNDAQDLAALDSVRVDYLGKNGSITSLMKTLGKLSPEERPAAGAEINKAKDAVQEALNRCKQLLEQAAIDAKLANEVIDVTLPGRGQHTGGLHPVTRTLQRIEEIFSAVGYSVEVGPEIEDDYHNFEALNIPSHHPARAMHDTFYVDDTHVLRTHTSPVQVRTMENKKPPIRVICPGRVYRCDSDVTHSPMFHQVEGLVVDKNISFADLKGTMDQFLKAFFEADVPVRFRPSYFPFTEPSAEMDIQCTQCRGKGCRMCKNTGWLEVGGCGMVHPEVFKSSGVDPETYTGFAFGMGVERLAMLRYGVNDLRLFFENDLRFLKQF from the coding sequence ATGGAAAATCTCGCTGCGCTTACCCAAGAAGCGCTCAAAGCCGTTAATGATGCTCAGGATCTTGCTGCACTGGATTCTGTGCGTGTGGATTATCTGGGTAAAAATGGCAGTATCACATCGCTGATGAAAACCCTTGGCAAGTTGTCGCCAGAAGAGCGGCCAGCGGCGGGGGCTGAAATTAATAAAGCCAAAGATGCGGTACAAGAAGCCTTAAATCGGTGCAAGCAATTACTGGAGCAAGCAGCGATTGATGCAAAGCTTGCCAATGAAGTTATCGATGTGACCTTGCCTGGTCGCGGTCAGCATACCGGTGGTTTGCATCCGGTCACCCGTACATTACAACGCATCGAAGAAATTTTTTCCGCTGTGGGTTACAGCGTTGAAGTCGGCCCGGAGATTGAGGACGACTACCACAACTTTGAAGCGCTCAATATTCCCTCCCATCACCCCGCCCGGGCGATGCACGATACTTTCTACGTGGATGATACCCATGTACTGCGTACCCACACCTCGCCGGTGCAGGTGCGTACTATGGAAAACAAAAAGCCACCTATTCGGGTAATCTGCCCTGGCCGCGTTTATCGCTGTGATTCTGATGTAACCCACTCACCCATGTTCCATCAGGTCGAAGGGTTGGTGGTTGACAAAAATATCAGCTTCGCTGATCTCAAGGGCACCATGGATCAATTCCTGAAAGCGTTCTTTGAGGCTGATGTCCCTGTGCGTTTCCGTCCCTCTTATTTCCCATTTACTGAACCCTCTGCCGAGATGGATATTCAATGCACGCAATGCCGCGGTAAAGGCTGTCGCATGTGCAAAAACACCGGTTGGTTGGAAGTCGGTGGTTGCGGCATGGTTCACCCTGAGGTATTCAAATCCAGTGGGGTTGACCCGGAAACCTACACCGGTTTTGCCTTTGGTATGGGCGTGGAGCGTTTGGCGATGCTGCGTTATGGTGTGAATGATCTGCGTTTGTTCTTCGAGAATGACCTGCGTTTCTTAAAACAGTTTTAG
- a CDS encoding MacB family efflux pump subunit yields MSELSAIQPLIKLSGVTKTFRNGEIETQVLHGIDLEIYPGEFVAIMGQSGSGKSTLMNILGCLDRATSGDYFFNGKNINELGTDDLAQLRREAFGFVFQSYNLLAGATASENVEMPATYSGLSPELRHARATELLSSLGLQERLHHRPNQLSGGQQQRVSIARALMNGGQIILADEPTGALDSHSGKEVMRLLKELSAQGHTIILITHDAEVAHHAQRLIEIRDGEIIADAGPRIPVQPLPEKSALRGESTVRSELFEATKTAFRSLHSNVFRTVLTLLGIVIGVASVITLMAIGDGAKKSVVESISAMGSNLLLVRPGGPTQRFRWDSVTLVPEDVDAIATLPNIAAALPELNGQFTLRYGNVDHTTEVNATAAQFPTARKWDVAQGTFFSEEDDKNYATVVVLGKTVATKLFAQQDPVGEFIIINNVLFQVIGVMSERGADPGGQDQDDKVFVPFKTGSLRVVGQRYLRNITISVDDEKNMAAVQTRVHALLMERHGTEDFQIRSMSSLIDMVSETQNTMTILLGSIAAISLLVGGIGVMNIMLVSVTERTREIGIRMATGARTRHIMQQFLIEALVVSALGGVLGVALGLGVAMLVGYLGTTVAYSLSPIVMAFSCAFLTGLLFGYLPARKAARLDPVTALATE; encoded by the coding sequence ATGAGCGAGCTTAGTGCTATTCAACCGCTGATCAAATTATCCGGCGTCACCAAAACGTTTCGCAATGGTGAAATTGAAACGCAAGTGTTGCACGGTATAGATCTGGAAATTTACCCCGGCGAATTTGTTGCGATCATGGGGCAATCGGGCTCGGGCAAATCAACGCTCATGAATATCCTCGGCTGCTTGGATCGCGCTACCAGTGGCGATTATTTTTTCAATGGGAAAAATATCAACGAATTGGGCACCGATGACCTTGCCCAATTGCGACGCGAAGCCTTTGGTTTTGTATTTCAAAGTTACAATTTGTTGGCCGGTGCAACTGCCAGTGAAAACGTGGAAATGCCGGCAACTTATTCCGGTTTGTCGCCTGAGTTGCGCCATGCACGGGCTACAGAACTACTGTCCAGCTTGGGCTTGCAAGAGCGGTTGCACCATCGCCCCAATCAATTATCCGGTGGCCAACAGCAGCGCGTATCCATTGCGCGCGCACTGATGAATGGCGGTCAGATTATTTTGGCCGATGAGCCCACCGGTGCGCTGGATAGCCACAGCGGTAAAGAAGTGATGCGCCTGCTCAAAGAATTGTCGGCACAGGGGCATACCATTATTTTAATTACCCACGATGCCGAGGTCGCTCATCACGCCCAGCGCTTAATTGAAATTCGCGATGGCGAAATTATTGCTGATGCTGGGCCTCGCATTCCCGTACAGCCCTTACCTGAGAAATCGGCATTGCGTGGTGAATCCACTGTTCGCAGCGAATTGTTTGAGGCGACCAAAACGGCGTTTCGCTCTTTGCATAGCAATGTGTTCCGCACAGTATTAACCCTGCTCGGCATAGTTATTGGTGTTGCATCGGTCATCACTCTCATGGCAATTGGCGATGGCGCTAAAAAATCGGTAGTGGAAAGTATCAGTGCAATGGGCAGTAATTTACTGCTGGTGCGGCCTGGTGGCCCCACACAGCGCTTTCGCTGGGATTCAGTCACGCTAGTACCGGAGGATGTGGATGCTATTGCCACGCTGCCAAATATTGCTGCTGCACTGCCGGAATTAAATGGTCAATTCACCTTGCGCTACGGCAATGTTGATCACACCACAGAAGTGAATGCCACTGCTGCACAATTCCCCACCGCTCGTAAGTGGGATGTTGCACAGGGCACTTTTTTCAGTGAAGAAGACGATAAAAATTACGCAACAGTTGTTGTTCTGGGCAAAACCGTCGCCACTAAATTGTTTGCCCAACAAGATCCAGTTGGTGAATTTATTATTATCAATAATGTGTTGTTCCAAGTGATTGGCGTGATGAGCGAGCGCGGCGCTGACCCCGGCGGCCAGGACCAGGACGATAAAGTATTTGTGCCGTTTAAAACTGGCAGTTTACGTGTTGTTGGTCAGCGCTATTTGCGCAACATTACTATTTCTGTGGATGACGAAAAAAATATGGCCGCTGTACAAACCCGTGTTCATGCCTTGCTAATGGAGCGGCATGGCACGGAGGATTTTCAAATTCGCAGTATGTCGTCGCTGATTGATATGGTTTCTGAAACACAAAATACCATGACGATTTTGCTGGGCTCTATTGCCGCCATTTCACTGCTGGTGGGTGGTATTGGGGTAATGAATATTATGTTGGTCAGCGTGACTGAACGCACCCGCGAAATTGGTATTCGCATGGCAACCGGCGCACGTACTCGCCATATTATGCAGCAATTTTTAATTGAGGCATTGGTGGTGTCGGCCCTGGGTGGTGTGTTGGGTGTGGCCTTAGGCCTGGGTGTGGCAATGTTGGTTGGTTATTTAGGGACCACAGTTGCTTATTCGTTGTCGCCTATCGTGATGGCATTTAGTTGTGCATTTTTAACCGGTTTGCTGTTTGGTTATTTGCCTGCGCGTAAAGCGGCCCGTCTTGATCCAGTTACCGCCTTGGCTACGGAGTAA
- a CDS encoding sulfite reductase flavoprotein subunit alpha, which yields MRNGLFQIHWFLGITAGIVLAVVGVTGALMSFERAIMEQISPDIVRVQVSGERLTPDAIIERFSVHRPDTRVEQITLWPEADRSALIRIAPPVGERRGDAIYVNPYSGEPLGKIHGEQFFRTVRSLHRWLLIPFEQDGINIGRQITGFCALALVFFALSGLYLRWPRRPLNWRNWFRIDFSLKGRNFYWALHSVIGTWVLAVYLLLALTGLSWSYAWYKNGLSQILTGEPMQERRGPGGFGGGPGGRPDGGGMPAVSLDQAWAIFVSKADGNFKFASISQPRSPKEPVVVNYVTPDATNDRQRSVMSIYAHTGEVVADEPYKPIEPLGKRIFQGLYELHTGEWFGTPGIVINMIASLLMPLFTITGFLLYFDRRKKKKQNRQSAAAVASVHTDADYWVVYGSQTGTAEQLAWNTATILQSGGLKASVKNIATLDKDALTTAPTILFLLSTFGEGEAPDAARGFARKLLKTTLPLASLQFAILGLGDRRYADYCAFAAAVERWLLANGAQPLFERINVNNGDVQAIQQWQQQIAYLSGVASVTAWAAPEYEDWTLQSRQLLNEGSLGAPIYRVSLQPARPGNTPWQAGDILEIQPHNDPALPHREYSIASLPTDGVVDLVVRQAFNEQGQLGLGSGWLTAFATEQQRVRARIRNNPSFHAPEQSSAGLQAPCILIGAGTGIAGLRAHLHQRYLKDQTGNWLIFGERQRHCDRLFAQELDAWRQSGFLNELDEVYSRDGEGYVQDLLKTRQQQLGEWLDRGAVIYVCGGMAMGAGVHQALLDILGEHELQQLIDTNRYKRDVY from the coding sequence GTGAGAAACGGTCTATTCCAGATTCACTGGTTTCTGGGGATTACCGCAGGCATTGTGCTGGCGGTTGTTGGTGTTACTGGTGCGTTGATGAGTTTTGAACGGGCAATCATGGAACAGATTAGCCCGGACATTGTGCGAGTTCAGGTCAGCGGTGAGCGATTAACCCCGGATGCAATTATTGAGCGTTTTAGTGTTCATCGCCCGGATACGCGGGTTGAGCAAATTACCCTTTGGCCTGAAGCGGATCGCAGTGCGTTAATTCGTATTGCGCCGCCCGTAGGTGAGCGCCGTGGCGATGCCATTTATGTAAACCCTTACAGCGGCGAACCCTTGGGAAAAATCCACGGTGAACAATTTTTTCGCACAGTGCGCTCGTTGCATCGCTGGTTATTAATTCCCTTTGAACAGGATGGGATAAATATCGGCCGTCAAATAACCGGTTTTTGTGCATTGGCGTTGGTATTTTTTGCGCTCTCCGGGTTGTATTTACGCTGGCCTCGTCGCCCACTGAATTGGCGTAATTGGTTTCGTATCGATTTCAGTTTAAAAGGCCGCAATTTTTATTGGGCATTGCATTCAGTAATTGGTACCTGGGTGCTGGCCGTATATTTACTCCTGGCGTTAACCGGTTTGTCCTGGTCTTACGCCTGGTATAAAAATGGGTTGTCACAAATACTGACTGGCGAGCCTATGCAAGAGCGTCGTGGTCCCGGCGGTTTTGGCGGTGGGCCGGGCGGGCGCCCTGATGGCGGTGGCATGCCTGCTGTATCTCTGGATCAAGCGTGGGCGATTTTTGTCAGCAAGGCTGATGGCAATTTCAAATTTGCCAGTATCAGCCAGCCACGTTCACCCAAAGAACCAGTGGTGGTGAATTATGTAACGCCAGATGCAACCAATGATCGTCAGCGCAGTGTCATGAGTATTTATGCACATACGGGCGAAGTGGTTGCTGATGAACCCTACAAACCCATAGAACCCTTGGGAAAACGTATTTTTCAGGGCTTGTATGAATTACATACCGGTGAATGGTTTGGTACACCGGGTATTGTTATCAATATGATTGCATCGCTGCTGATGCCCTTATTTACGATCACCGGCTTTTTGCTGTATTTCGATCGTCGCAAGAAGAAAAAACAAAACAGGCAATCGGCAGCGGCTGTGGCGAGTGTGCATACGGATGCAGATTACTGGGTGGTCTATGGCAGCCAGACGGGTACCGCCGAGCAATTGGCATGGAATACTGCCACGATTTTGCAATCCGGCGGCCTTAAGGCGAGCGTGAAAAATATCGCCACCCTGGATAAGGATGCACTCACCACCGCGCCCACGATTTTATTTTTGTTGTCCACTTTTGGTGAGGGTGAAGCGCCGGATGCCGCGCGCGGTTTTGCCCGCAAGTTACTTAAAACCACGCTGCCGTTGGCTTCATTGCAATTTGCCATCTTGGGGTTGGGTGATAGACGTTATGCGGATTACTGCGCCTTTGCGGCGGCGGTGGAGCGATGGCTTCTGGCCAATGGTGCGCAACCCTTGTTTGAGCGAATCAATGTGAACAATGGCGATGTTCAGGCAATCCAGCAGTGGCAGCAACAGATTGCTTATTTAAGTGGTGTGGCAAGTGTGACGGCTTGGGCTGCACCGGAATATGAAGACTGGACATTGCAATCCCGTCAGCTCCTCAATGAAGGCAGTTTGGGGGCGCCTATCTATCGCGTTAGTCTGCAACCCGCGCGGCCGGGTAATACGCCCTGGCAGGCGGGCGATATTCTGGAAATACAGCCACATAACGATCCGGCGTTGCCGCATCGTGAATATTCCATCGCCTCATTGCCTACCGATGGCGTAGTGGATTTGGTGGTGCGTCAGGCCTTTAACGAGCAGGGCCAATTGGGGTTGGGCTCTGGATGGCTGACAGCATTCGCCACCGAGCAACAACGGGTGCGTGCGCGTATTCGTAATAACCCGTCGTTCCATGCGCCAGAGCAGTCATCTGCAGGGTTGCAGGCTCCCTGCATTTTGATCGGTGCCGGTACGGGCATTGCCGGTTTGCGCGCGCATTTGCATCAGCGCTATCTCAAAGACCAAACGGGTAATTGGTTGATCTTTGGCGAGCGCCAACGCCATTGCGATCGCTTGTTTGCGCAAGAATTGGATGCATGGCGTCAGTCAGGTTTCCTCAATGAATTGGATGAGGTCTACTCGCGTGATGGCGAAGGCTATGTGCAGGATCTACTGAAAACCCGACAGCAGCAGTTGGGTGAGTGGCTGGATCGCGGTGCCGTTATTTATGTCTGTGGTGGCATGGCGATGGGAGCGGGTGTGCATCAGGCGCTGTTGGATATTCTGGGCGAACATGAACTGCAACAACTGATCGATACCAACCGCTATAAGCGCGATGTGTATTGA